A genomic window from Yoonia sp. R2331 includes:
- a CDS encoding DUF6473 family protein, whose protein sequence is MKHEAIDGGGLHYAPCRYGMSRIFFRGPKRRLDSPYISFIGGTETFGKFIDKPVPALVEKEMGMTCVNLGCVNGGVDAFVNDPTIMGICNDAQMTVVQIMGANYMSNRFYSVHPRRNDRFLRASTVMEAIFNDVDFADFTFTRHMLSTLHAMSPERFDIVVSELREAWVARMKNMLGQIGPRSVLLWFSKTPMTDDPWDQHDNPLQVDPLFVTAEMVDNLRHLVRDVIVVNPTDVARAQGTKGMFYSPLQAKAASSMMGVACHHEAANMLVPSLRTAMAQRAA, encoded by the coding sequence ATGAAACATGAAGCTATAGATGGCGGTGGACTGCACTACGCACCCTGCCGGTACGGGATGTCGCGGATCTTTTTCCGTGGCCCAAAACGTCGGTTGGACAGTCCGTATATCTCGTTCATCGGCGGGACAGAGACGTTTGGCAAATTCATCGACAAACCGGTGCCTGCCCTGGTCGAAAAAGAAATGGGCATGACCTGCGTCAACCTCGGTTGCGTGAACGGCGGTGTTGATGCCTTTGTGAACGACCCCACGATCATGGGCATCTGCAATGATGCGCAAATGACCGTGGTGCAGATCATGGGCGCGAATTACATGTCGAACCGCTTCTATTCGGTGCATCCGCGCCGCAATGACCGGTTCCTGCGTGCCTCCACGGTGATGGAGGCGATTTTTAACGACGTCGACTTTGCCGATTTCACCTTTACGCGCCACATGCTCAGCACGCTGCATGCCATGTCGCCGGAACGGTTCGACATTGTGGTGTCAGAATTGCGCGAAGCCTGGGTTGCGCGGATGAAGAACATGCTGGGCCAGATCGGTCCACGTTCGGTTCTGTTGTGGTTTTCCAAGACACCTATGACTGATGACCCCTGGGACCAGCACGACAATCCGCTGCAGGTCGATCCGCTGTTTGTGACCGCAGAAATGGTCGACAATCTTCGGCACCTTGTCCGTGATGTCATCGTGGTAAACCCCACTGACGTGGCCCGCGCGCAGGGCACCAAGGGGATGTTCTATTCACCGCTGCAGGCCAAGGCGGCCAGTTCCATGATGGGCGTCGCTTGCCATCACGAGGCGGCCAATATGCTCGTCCCCAGCCTACGCACTGCAATGGCGCAGCGCGCGGCCTGA